A part of Peromyscus maniculatus bairdii isolate BWxNUB_F1_BW_parent chromosome 10, HU_Pman_BW_mat_3.1, whole genome shotgun sequence genomic DNA contains:
- the LOC102921460 gene encoding transmembrane protease serine 11B-like protein isoform X2, whose amino-acid sequence MVDAFQNSNIYRQYISSQIITLVPDNNSVTAHIWLVFKDPRSNKENTRRRIESILRQMLEKHSGSPTTDPTSLKLVEISKVDAEKMINNRCGRRPSMSATYDRIKGGSTAQKGEWPWQASLRVNGRHYCGASLIGARFLLTAAHCLQRTNNPKNLTISFGTEVSPPYMQHYVQEVIIHENYVKGDHHDDIAVIVLTERVLFKNDVHRVCLPEATQVFPPGEGVVVTGWGALSHSGESPLLLQKASVKIIDTNTCNAEEAYNGRILDTMLCAGYMEGNIDACQGDSGGPLVHPNSRGIWYLVGIVSWGHECGKINKPGVYMRVTAYRDWIASKTGI is encoded by the exons ATGGTTGATGCCTTTCAAAATTCTAACATTTACAGACAATATATCAGCTCTCAGATCATCACATTGGT TCCTGATAACAACAGTGTGACGGCACATATATGGCTGGTGTTCAAGGATCCCAGGTCAAACAAGGAAAACACAAGAAGGAGAATCGAAAGCATCTTACGTCAGATGCTGGAGAAGCACTCAGGATCACCGACTACAGATCCCACATCTCTGAAGCTCGTGG AAATCAGTAAGGTTGATGCTGAAAAGATGATCAACAACC GCTGTGGAAGACGGCCAAGCATGTCAGCAACCTATGACAGAATCAAGGGAGGTTCCACTGCTCAGAAAGGAGAGTGGCCCTGGCAAGCGAGTCTCAGAGTGAATGGCAGACACTATTGCGGGGCCTCACTAATCGGTGCAAGATTCCTGCTGACAGCAGCTCACTGCCTTCAAAG GACAAATAATCCAAAAAACTTAACTATTAGCTTTGGCACTGAAGTATCTCCACCCTACATGCAACATTATGTTCAAGAAGTTATTATTCATGAAAACTATGTAAAGGGGGACCATCACGATGACATTGCCGTTATCGTGCTCACTGAAAGAGTTTTATTCAAGAACGATGTCCATCGGGTTTGTCTTCCGGAAGCCACACAGGTTTTCCCACCAGGTGAAGGAGTCGTTGTGACAGGATGGGGAGCGCTTTCGCACAGCG GTGAATCCCCACTGTTACTCCAGAAAGCATCTGTTAAAATTATTGACACAAACACTTGTAATGCTGAAGAAGCTTACAATGGCAGGATACTGGACACAATGCTCTGTGCTGGTTACATGGAAGGCAATATCGATGCTTGCCAG GGTGACTCTGGAGGACCACTAGTTCACCCCAATTCTCGAGGTATTTGGTACCTTGTTGGGATAGTGAGCTGGGGACATGAATGTGGCAAAATCAACAAGCCAGGGGTCTATATGAGAGTGACTGCCTACCGTGACTGGATTGCCTCCAAGACTGGGATCTAG
- the LOC102921460 gene encoding transmembrane protease serine 11B-like protein isoform X1 has translation MYRPVIASRKSYPLWVIILGVLAVGAVLGVTIGLLVHFLAVENKVYYYQGSFKVLNIPYNRNYERETSPESNDLSEILETKMVDAFQNSNIYRQYISSQIITLVPDNNSVTAHIWLVFKDPRSNKENTRRRIESILRQMLEKHSGSPTTDPTSLKLVEISKVDAEKMINNRCGRRPSMSATYDRIKGGSTAQKGEWPWQASLRVNGRHYCGASLIGARFLLTAAHCLQRTNNPKNLTISFGTEVSPPYMQHYVQEVIIHENYVKGDHHDDIAVIVLTERVLFKNDVHRVCLPEATQVFPPGEGVVVTGWGALSHSGESPLLLQKASVKIIDTNTCNAEEAYNGRILDTMLCAGYMEGNIDACQGDSGGPLVHPNSRGIWYLVGIVSWGHECGKINKPGVYMRVTAYRDWIASKTGI, from the exons ATGTATAG GCCAGTCATAGCATCCCGCAAATCTTACCCATTGTGGGTAATCATCCTTGGTGTGCTTGCAGTAGGGGCAGTGCTTGGGGTAACTATTGGACTCTTAGTTCACTTTCTGGCAGTAG AAAACAAGGTCTACTACTATCAAGGTAGCTTTAAGGTGCTGAATATTCCATATAACAGAAATTATGAGAGGGAGACGTCACCAGAAAGTAACGACCTCAGTGAAATCCTCGAGACTAAG ATGGTTGATGCCTTTCAAAATTCTAACATTTACAGACAATATATCAGCTCTCAGATCATCACATTGGT TCCTGATAACAACAGTGTGACGGCACATATATGGCTGGTGTTCAAGGATCCCAGGTCAAACAAGGAAAACACAAGAAGGAGAATCGAAAGCATCTTACGTCAGATGCTGGAGAAGCACTCAGGATCACCGACTACAGATCCCACATCTCTGAAGCTCGTGG AAATCAGTAAGGTTGATGCTGAAAAGATGATCAACAACC GCTGTGGAAGACGGCCAAGCATGTCAGCAACCTATGACAGAATCAAGGGAGGTTCCACTGCTCAGAAAGGAGAGTGGCCCTGGCAAGCGAGTCTCAGAGTGAATGGCAGACACTATTGCGGGGCCTCACTAATCGGTGCAAGATTCCTGCTGACAGCAGCTCACTGCCTTCAAAG GACAAATAATCCAAAAAACTTAACTATTAGCTTTGGCACTGAAGTATCTCCACCCTACATGCAACATTATGTTCAAGAAGTTATTATTCATGAAAACTATGTAAAGGGGGACCATCACGATGACATTGCCGTTATCGTGCTCACTGAAAGAGTTTTATTCAAGAACGATGTCCATCGGGTTTGTCTTCCGGAAGCCACACAGGTTTTCCCACCAGGTGAAGGAGTCGTTGTGACAGGATGGGGAGCGCTTTCGCACAGCG GTGAATCCCCACTGTTACTCCAGAAAGCATCTGTTAAAATTATTGACACAAACACTTGTAATGCTGAAGAAGCTTACAATGGCAGGATACTGGACACAATGCTCTGTGCTGGTTACATGGAAGGCAATATCGATGCTTGCCAG GGTGACTCTGGAGGACCACTAGTTCACCCCAATTCTCGAGGTATTTGGTACCTTGTTGGGATAGTGAGCTGGGGACATGAATGTGGCAAAATCAACAAGCCAGGGGTCTATATGAGAGTGACTGCCTACCGTGACTGGATTGCCTCCAAGACTGGGATCTAG